The following are from one region of the Hydrogenophaga sp. BPS33 genome:
- a CDS encoding RBBP9/YdeN family alpha/beta hydrolase: MKPENVLILPGWQNSGPEHWQSRWEATHGYRRVDQHDWMSPKRGDWIARLEDVLLGCDGPAVLVAHSLGCLLTAAWASHSQNTARVKAALLVAPGDAEREELQPLLPSWSPIPLGRLPFPSVLMGSRNDPYCSFERAQTFATAWGSRFVDLGDAGHINAETGLGDWPAGHAVLAGLFHL, from the coding sequence GTGAAACCTGAAAACGTCCTCATCCTGCCCGGGTGGCAGAACAGCGGCCCCGAACACTGGCAGAGCCGCTGGGAAGCCACTCACGGTTACCGCCGCGTGGACCAGCACGACTGGATGAGCCCCAAGCGCGGCGACTGGATTGCGCGTCTCGAAGACGTGCTGCTCGGCTGCGACGGGCCTGCGGTGCTCGTGGCGCACAGCCTGGGCTGCCTGCTCACGGCCGCTTGGGCTTCTCATTCGCAGAACACCGCCCGCGTGAAGGCCGCCCTGTTGGTGGCACCGGGAGACGCGGAGCGCGAAGAGCTGCAACCCCTGCTGCCGAGTTGGTCCCCCATCCCCCTCGGGCGCCTGCCGTTTCCCAGCGTCCTCATGGGCAGCCGCAACGATCCGTACTGCAGCTTCGAGCGCGCACAGACGTTCGCCACCGCCTGGGGTTCGCGCTTCGTGGACCTGGGCGATGCCGGCCACATCAACGCCGAGACCGGCCTGGGCGACTGGCCGGCCGGCCACGCGGTGCTGGCCGGGCTCTTTCATCTCTGA
- a CDS encoding cob(I)yrinic acid a,c-diamide adenosyltransferase, with protein MGNRLTQIATRTGDAGTTGLGDNTRVSKDSLRVHAMGDVDELNSHIGLLLCEDIPDGVRQLLVEIQHQLFNLGGELSIPGFELLKPEAVLALDQALATHNETLPRLQEFILPAGNRAASQAHVCRTVARRAERAVVALDKAETLKETPRQYLNRLSDLMFVLARVLNRMNGGDDVYWKSERLAKADAS; from the coding sequence ATGGGCAACCGACTCACCCAGATCGCCACCCGCACCGGCGACGCCGGCACCACCGGCCTGGGCGACAACACCCGCGTCTCCAAGGACAGCCTGCGCGTGCACGCCATGGGCGATGTGGACGAACTCAACTCGCACATCGGCCTGCTGCTGTGCGAGGACATTCCCGATGGCGTGCGCCAGCTGCTGGTGGAGATCCAGCACCAGTTGTTCAACCTCGGCGGAGAGCTCTCCATCCCCGGTTTCGAACTGCTCAAGCCCGAGGCCGTGCTCGCACTCGATCAGGCGCTGGCCACCCACAACGAAACCTTGCCGCGCCTGCAGGAGTTCATCCTGCCCGCCGGCAACCGCGCCGCCAGCCAGGCGCATGTGTGCCGCACCGTGGCGCGCCGCGCCGAGCGCGCCGTGGTCGCGCTGGACAAGGCGGAAACTCTGAAAGAGACGCCGCGCCAATACCTCAACCGCCTGAGCGATCTCATGTTCGTGCTCGCGCGCGTGCTCAACCGCATGAACGGTGGCGACGACGTGTACTGGAAGAGCGAGCGCCTGGCCAAGGCGGACGCATCATGA
- a CDS encoding ParB/RepB/Spo0J family partition protein, producing the protein MVTKKPKGLGRGLEALLGPKVEEAAATPGAVEGAPSTLAVSELVAGMYQPRTRMDEGALYELAESIKAQGVMQPILVRKLIDGENAGKYEIIAGERRFRASKLAGLDSVPVLVRDVPNESAAAMALIENIQREDLNPLEEAHGLQRLVKEFGLTHEQAAQAVGRSRSAASNLLRLLQLAEPVQTMLMAGDLDMGHARALLALDKASQITAGNQISAKKMSVREAESLVKKLGAEFALAPQKLKKEKSRDTRRVEEELADLLMAEVEVRVKKRVKRHGRVEEMGELAIQFGSLDELNGLIDKLRGGR; encoded by the coding sequence ATGGTCACCAAAAAACCCAAGGGCCTCGGCCGCGGACTCGAAGCCCTGCTGGGCCCCAAGGTGGAAGAAGCCGCCGCCACGCCCGGCGCGGTGGAAGGCGCGCCAAGCACGCTGGCCGTGAGCGAACTGGTCGCCGGCATGTACCAGCCGCGCACGCGCATGGACGAGGGCGCTCTGTACGAATTGGCCGAGTCCATCAAGGCCCAGGGTGTGATGCAGCCGATTCTGGTGCGCAAGCTCATCGACGGCGAAAACGCGGGCAAGTACGAAATCATCGCCGGCGAGCGCCGCTTCCGCGCTTCGAAGCTGGCCGGCCTGGACTCGGTGCCGGTGCTCGTGCGCGATGTGCCCAACGAGTCCGCCGCCGCCATGGCCTTGATCGAGAACATCCAGCGCGAGGATCTCAATCCCCTGGAAGAGGCGCACGGCCTGCAACGTTTGGTAAAAGAGTTTGGGCTCACTCACGAACAGGCCGCGCAGGCCGTGGGCCGCTCGCGCAGCGCCGCCAGCAACCTGCTGCGCCTGCTGCAGTTGGCCGAGCCGGTGCAGACCATGTTGATGGCCGGCGACCTTGATATGGGCCACGCCCGTGCCTTGCTCGCGCTGGACAAGGCCAGCCAGATCACGGCCGGCAACCAGATCTCGGCCAAGAAGATGTCGGTGCGAGAAGCCGAGAGCCTGGTGAAGAAGCTGGGTGCCGAATTCGCGCTGGCACCGCAAAAGCTCAAGAAGGAAAAGTCGCGCGACACCCGCCGCGTGGAAGAGGAGCTGGCCGATTTGCTGATGGCCGAGGTCGAGGTGCGGGTGAAGAAGCGCGTGAAGCGCCACGGCCGTGTGGAAGAGATGGGCGAGTTGGCGATCCAGTTCGGCTCGCTGGATGAACTCAACGGGCTGATCGACAAGTTGCGCGGCGGGCGCTGA
- a CDS encoding FAD-binding oxidoreductase — protein sequence MNAPTAHSHLAPEVHQRPVPAEFLTALQHRFGAQCSTAMVVREQHGRDESIYEVPPPAAVVFAESTQDVADAVKLAAQHRVPVIPFGVGSSLEGHLLAVQGGISIDVSRMGQVLSINAEDLTVTVQPGMTRKAVNEAVKSEGLFFPIDPGADASIGGMCATRASGTNAVRYGTMRENVLALEVVTAQGEVIRTGSRAKKSSAGYDLTRLMVGSEGTLGVITEVTLKLYPLPEAISAATCSFPTIEAAVRTVIQVIQLGVPIARCELVDRHSVRMVNAHSKLGLREEHMLLMEFHGSPASVKEQAETVQEIANDFGGNAFEWADTPEERTRLWTARHNAYFAAIQSKPGCRAISTDTCVPISRLADCLLDSVAEADASGLPYFLVGHVGDGNFHFGYLIDPSKREEHTLAEELNHKLVARALRLEGTCTGEHGVGLHKMGFLVTEAGTGAVDMMRTIKRALDPDNILNPGKIFAL from the coding sequence ATGAACGCACCCACCGCCCACAGCCACCTGGCGCCCGAGGTCCATCAACGCCCTGTCCCGGCCGAATTTCTGACCGCGCTGCAGCACCGGTTCGGCGCGCAATGCTCCACGGCGATGGTGGTGCGCGAACAGCACGGCCGCGACGAATCCATCTACGAAGTACCGCCGCCGGCGGCGGTGGTGTTCGCCGAGAGCACCCAGGACGTGGCCGATGCGGTGAAACTCGCCGCCCAGCACCGCGTGCCGGTCATTCCCTTCGGCGTGGGCTCGTCGCTCGAAGGCCACCTGCTCGCGGTGCAGGGCGGCATCAGCATCGACGTGAGCCGCATGGGCCAGGTGCTGTCCATCAACGCCGAAGACCTCACCGTGACGGTGCAGCCCGGCATGACGCGCAAGGCGGTCAACGAGGCGGTGAAAAGCGAAGGCCTGTTCTTCCCGATCGACCCGGGCGCGGACGCCTCCATCGGCGGCATGTGCGCCACGCGCGCCAGTGGCACGAACGCCGTGCGCTACGGCACCATGCGCGAGAACGTGCTGGCGCTCGAAGTGGTCACCGCGCAGGGCGAGGTCATCCGCACCGGCTCGCGCGCGAAGAAAAGCAGCGCGGGCTACGACCTCACGCGCTTGATGGTGGGCAGCGAAGGCACGCTGGGGGTGATCACCGAGGTCACGCTCAAGCTCTACCCCCTGCCCGAGGCCATTTCGGCGGCGACCTGCTCGTTCCCGACGATCGAGGCCGCCGTGCGCACCGTGATCCAGGTGATCCAGCTCGGTGTGCCGATCGCGCGCTGCGAACTGGTCGACCGCCACAGCGTGCGCATGGTCAACGCGCACAGCAAGCTGGGCCTGCGCGAAGAACACATGCTGCTGATGGAATTCCACGGCTCACCCGCCAGCGTGAAGGAACAGGCCGAGACCGTGCAGGAGATCGCCAACGACTTCGGCGGCAACGCCTTCGAATGGGCCGACACCCCCGAGGAACGCACGCGCCTGTGGACCGCGCGGCACAACGCCTACTTCGCCGCCATCCAGAGCAAGCCGGGCTGCCGCGCGATCTCCACCGACACCTGCGTGCCGATCTCGCGCCTGGCCGACTGCCTGCTCGACTCGGTGGCCGAGGCGGATGCGTCGGGCTTGCCCTACTTTCTCGTCGGCCACGTGGGCGACGGCAACTTCCACTTCGGCTATCTGATCGACCCCAGCAAACGGGAAGAACACACCCTTGCCGAAGAGCTGAACCACAAGCTGGTGGCGCGCGCCCTGCGCCTGGAAGGCACCTGCACCGGCGAACACGGCGTGGGACTGCACAAGATGGGCTTTCTGGTGACCGAGGCCGGCACCGGCGCGGTGGACATGATGCGCACCATCAAGCGAGCACTCGATCCGGACAACATCCTGAACCCGGGGAAGATCTTCGCACTCTGA
- a CDS encoding LysE family transporter, giving the protein MFGIADYGAFVVAILVFLAIPGPGNLALITSTGKGGIRGGLAATFGVIAGDQVLMWLAVAGVAALLSAYPAAFSAVQWLGAAYLAWLGWKMLSAKPGAAPVLNIRPRQYFQQAAFITLLNPKAIVFYMAFFPLFVDPARHQGLFTFGAMALTVAFLTFLYGLTAVLLTHFLAARMRANPIIGRTLEKLAGVFLIGFGVKLALSK; this is encoded by the coding sequence ATGTTCGGCATCGCAGATTACGGCGCTTTTGTGGTCGCCATTCTTGTCTTTCTGGCCATTCCGGGGCCGGGCAATCTGGCGCTGATCACTTCCACCGGCAAGGGTGGCATTCGAGGTGGCCTGGCTGCGACCTTCGGTGTGATCGCGGGTGACCAGGTGCTGATGTGGTTGGCCGTTGCCGGCGTGGCGGCGCTGCTGTCGGCCTACCCGGCTGCGTTCAGCGCGGTGCAGTGGCTGGGTGCGGCCTATCTGGCCTGGTTGGGCTGGAAAATGCTGAGTGCCAAACCCGGCGCCGCGCCCGTGCTCAACATCCGCCCCCGCCAGTACTTCCAGCAGGCGGCCTTCATCACCTTGCTCAACCCCAAGGCAATCGTGTTTTACATGGCCTTCTTCCCGCTGTTCGTGGACCCGGCCCGTCACCAGGGCCTGTTCACCTTCGGTGCGATGGCGCTGACCGTGGCGTTCCTGACTTTTCTCTATGGCCTGACCGCCGTGCTGTTGACCCACTTCCTGGCCGCGCGCATGCGCGCCAACCCCATCATCGGCCGCACCCTGGAAAAGCTGGCGGGCGTCTTCCTCATCGGCTTCGGCGTCAAGCTGGCCCTCTCCAAATAA
- a CDS encoding ParA family protein, with protein MAKIFCVANQKGGVGKTTTTVNLAAGLAKVGQRVLMVDLDPQGNATMGSAVDKRKMELSVYDVLLESASIAEAAVFSEKCGYHVLGANRELAGAEVELVEVERREKRLKTALAEVADHYDFVLIDCPPSLSMLTLNGLCAAHGVVVPMQCEYFALEGLTDLVNTIKQVHANLNKDLAIIGLLRVMFDPRITLQQQVSDQLKAHFGDKVFNTVIPRNVRLAEAPSYGLPGVVFDPSARGSQAFVAFAEEMVERIQKM; from the coding sequence ATGGCCAAAATCTTTTGTGTCGCCAACCAGAAAGGCGGCGTTGGCAAGACCACCACCACGGTCAACCTCGCCGCGGGCCTGGCCAAAGTGGGGCAGCGGGTGCTGATGGTGGATCTCGATCCGCAGGGCAATGCCACCATGGGCTCTGCCGTGGACAAGCGGAAGATGGAGCTGTCGGTCTATGACGTGCTGCTGGAGTCCGCCTCGATCGCCGAAGCGGCGGTGTTTTCCGAGAAGTGCGGCTACCACGTGCTCGGTGCCAACCGCGAACTGGCGGGGGCGGAGGTGGAGTTGGTGGAGGTGGAGCGGCGTGAAAAACGCCTGAAGACCGCGCTGGCCGAGGTGGCCGACCACTACGACTTCGTGCTGATCGACTGTCCACCGTCCTTGAGCATGCTGACCCTCAACGGCCTGTGCGCCGCGCACGGCGTGGTCGTGCCCATGCAGTGCGAGTACTTTGCGCTGGAAGGGCTGACCGACCTGGTCAACACCATCAAGCAGGTGCACGCCAACCTCAACAAGGATCTGGCCATCATCGGCCTGTTGCGCGTCATGTTCGATCCGCGCATCACCCTGCAGCAGCAAGTGAGCGACCAGCTCAAGGCCCACTTCGGCGACAAGGTGTTCAACACCGTGATTCCGCGCAACGTGCGCCTGGCCGAAGCCCCCAGCTATGGCCTGCCCGGTGTGGTGTTCGACCCATCGGCCCGGGGCAGCCAGGCCTTCGTGGCCTTCGCCGAGGAAATGGTCGAACGCATCCAGAAGATGTAG